In one window of Oceanococcus sp. HetDA_MAG_MS8 DNA:
- a CDS encoding Bax inhibitor-1/YccA family protein codes for MQPARQTPYNHATAANSSVLATNQVLRNTYLLLSMTLLFSALCTFVGMQMNFGGIGILGFFIGAYGLMFLTHKLQNSVWGLAAVFGFTGFMGLTLAPMLNAYLNFLPNGGQLVLTAIGGTGLIFLGLSAYALASGKRFNNWGASLLALGIVAMIAMVANIFLQIPALSMAVSALFMLFSSAVIVYHTGEIVHGGETNYITATISLYVSIYNIFVSLLSLLGMTSDE; via the coding sequence ATGCAACCTGCACGCCAAACGCCTTACAACCACGCGACGGCGGCGAATTCCAGCGTCCTGGCCACAAACCAGGTGCTGCGCAACACCTACTTGCTACTGTCGATGACCCTGCTCTTCTCTGCGCTGTGTACCTTCGTTGGTATGCAGATGAACTTCGGTGGTATCGGCATTCTTGGATTTTTCATCGGCGCCTACGGGCTCATGTTTTTGACGCATAAGCTGCAAAACAGCGTGTGGGGCCTTGCTGCGGTATTCGGGTTTACCGGCTTTATGGGCTTGACCCTGGCCCCGATGCTGAATGCCTACCTCAACTTCCTTCCGAACGGCGGGCAATTGGTGCTTACTGCCATCGGCGGGACCGGTCTGATCTTCTTGGGCCTATCCGCCTACGCCTTGGCCTCTGGCAAGCGTTTCAACAATTGGGGGGCCAGTTTACTGGCGCTGGGCATCGTAGCCATGATTGCCATGGTCGCCAATATCTTTCTGCAGATCCCAGCCTTGTCGATGGCCGTCAGCGCCTTGTTCATGCTGTTCTCCAGCGCGGTGATCGTGTATCACACCGGCGAGATTGTGCATGGTGGTGAGACGAACTACATCACGGCCACCATCTCGCTCTACGTGAGTATTTACAACATCTTCGTGAGCCTACTCAGCTTGTTGGGCATGACCTCAGACGAGTAA
- the dxs gene encoding 1-deoxy-D-xylulose-5-phosphate synthase, with amino-acid sequence MAANSAHYQLLGRIYNPRDLRAMDAEKMPELAAEVRRCLVETLGRVGGHFGANLGAVELTIALHRVFDTPNDRIVWDVGHQAYPHKILTGRRGALDTIRKLGGLAPFPNRAESEYDTFGVGHSSTSISAAAGMSMASKALGLPRACAAVIGDGGMTAGLAFEALNHLGSCGADVVVIFNDNDMSISENVGGLRDMSARLVQRLQAAAPTQTLRDSAFQRPSAQREVDHHSDAETFFSALGLHYNGPVDGHDLQALEEALRSAKDAGGPQLVHVLTVKGRGFEPAEADPITWHAVTKFDPVTGERPRSTSPKPPAYSQVFGDWLCGAARRNPRVFGITPAMREGSGMVRFAQEHPDRYIDVGIAEQHAVTLAAGMACEGAHPVVAIYSTFLQRGYDQLIHDVALQNLPVTFAVDRGGLVGGDGATHHGVFDLSYLRAIPNMVVMAPSDEAECARMLETGITHAGPTAIRYPRGCGPGASVPELPRPLTVGKARVVREARGHHRPRVAILSFGSLLEVALQAADMLDADVVDMRFIKPLDEALILDMSNRCDLLVTLEDNAVCGGAGSAVNEVVLSQHDAVRVLNLGLPDQFIEHGEREELLSQAGLDLRGVLNSIRTRLRSRDLDDSSETSKRLA; translated from the coding sequence ATGGCTGCTAATAGCGCGCATTACCAACTTTTAGGTCGTATCTACAATCCACGAGATCTGCGCGCGATGGACGCGGAGAAAATGCCCGAATTGGCGGCTGAAGTGCGACGTTGCTTGGTCGAAACACTGGGCCGTGTGGGTGGGCACTTCGGGGCAAACCTCGGAGCTGTGGAGCTCACGATTGCCCTACATCGCGTCTTCGATACTCCGAATGACCGCATCGTTTGGGATGTTGGCCATCAAGCTTATCCACATAAAATCCTCACCGGCCGGCGCGGTGCATTGGATACTATTCGCAAACTCGGTGGATTGGCACCGTTCCCGAATAGAGCCGAGAGCGAGTACGACACCTTCGGCGTAGGCCACTCATCCACATCCATAAGCGCAGCGGCTGGCATGTCTATGGCCAGCAAAGCCTTGGGGCTTCCCCGCGCGTGCGCTGCCGTCATCGGCGATGGCGGCATGACCGCTGGACTGGCCTTCGAGGCCTTAAACCATTTGGGCTCCTGCGGCGCAGATGTGGTGGTGATTTTCAATGACAACGACATGTCCATTTCTGAAAACGTGGGCGGGCTGCGGGATATGTCGGCAAGGCTGGTGCAGCGGCTGCAAGCTGCCGCGCCCACGCAAACGCTGCGTGACAGTGCCTTCCAGCGCCCCAGCGCGCAACGCGAGGTTGATCACCACAGCGACGCTGAAACCTTCTTCAGTGCCTTGGGCTTGCATTACAACGGCCCTGTAGATGGCCATGATTTACAAGCTCTTGAAGAGGCACTTCGCTCAGCCAAGGATGCAGGCGGCCCACAGCTGGTGCATGTTCTTACCGTGAAAGGCCGAGGCTTCGAGCCGGCCGAAGCGGATCCGATTACTTGGCATGCCGTCACGAAGTTCGATCCGGTGACCGGCGAACGGCCGCGCTCAACCAGCCCTAAGCCTCCGGCATATTCACAAGTGTTCGGCGATTGGTTATGCGGTGCTGCGCGACGCAACCCGCGAGTCTTTGGTATTACCCCCGCCATGCGCGAAGGGTCCGGAATGGTGCGCTTTGCACAAGAACACCCCGACCGCTACATCGACGTAGGCATCGCTGAACAACATGCAGTGACCTTGGCGGCGGGGATGGCCTGCGAGGGCGCACATCCGGTGGTGGCCATCTACTCCACCTTCCTTCAGCGCGGCTACGATCAGCTTATTCACGATGTGGCCTTACAAAACCTACCGGTGACCTTTGCGGTGGATCGTGGCGGACTGGTCGGCGGCGACGGCGCCACCCACCATGGTGTCTTCGACTTATCGTACTTACGGGCAATTCCGAATATGGTTGTGATGGCGCCGTCTGACGAAGCTGAGTGCGCACGGATGTTGGAAACTGGCATTACCCATGCCGGTCCTACTGCCATTCGTTACCCACGCGGCTGCGGTCCAGGCGCCAGTGTGCCTGAGCTCCCCCGCCCCTTAACGGTGGGCAAAGCCCGGGTTGTACGCGAGGCACGGGGTCACCATCGCCCACGGGTCGCCATACTGAGCTTTGGCAGCCTGCTTGAAGTGGCGCTGCAAGCCGCAGATATGTTGGACGCCGACGTTGTGGATATGCGCTTCATCAAACCCTTGGATGAAGCACTCATTTTGGATATGAGTAACCGCTGTGACCTCTTAGTGACCCTTGAGGACAACGCTGTGTGCGGCGGCGCGGGAAGCGCTGTGAATGAGGTGGTGTTATCCCAGCACGACGCGGTTCGGGTCTTGAATTTGGGTCTACCGGACCAATTCATTGAACATGGAGAACGCGAAGAGTTGTTGAGCCAAGCCGGCTTGGACCTCCGCGGTGTACTCAATAGCATTCGCACTCGGCTGCGCTCTCGCGATTTGGACGATTCTAGCGAGACCAGCAAGCGCTTAGCCTAA
- the xseB gene encoding exodeoxyribonuclease VII small subunit yields MTQQTDSAKSDAASFESELAALEGLVKTLEQGDVPLAEAMQAFEQGLEHAQACEKLLAQAQSKLDELSGEVTDASAEPQ; encoded by the coding sequence ATGACGCAACAAACTGATTCAGCCAAAAGTGATGCCGCAAGCTTCGAGAGCGAGCTTGCGGCCTTGGAAGGCTTGGTCAAAACCTTAGAGCAAGGAGATGTTCCACTGGCTGAGGCCATGCAAGCCTTCGAGCAAGGCTTAGAGCATGCCCAGGCTTGTGAGAAGCTACTCGCGCAGGCGCAGTCTAAGTTGGACGAGCTTAGCGGCGAGGTCACGGACGCTTCCGCCGAACCGCAATGA
- a CDS encoding Glu/Leu/Phe/Val dehydrogenase, with the protein MFDHPEFDEHEVVHFGTDAATGLRCIIAMHSTRLGPAAGGCRMWPYQAVGEAITDVLRLSRGMSYKNAMAELPLGGGKAVIIGDPARHKSPALFAAFGRIIEGLAGQYITAEDVGVTEADMAAIAQSTKHVAGLPRAVGAGVEQAAGGNPSPKTARGILAGIKAALAHRHGHSDLDGRHISIQGLGGVGGNLAKLLAAQGARLTIADISAERSAAIAEQTGAEVVGVDAILEVPAEVFAPCALGGVLNPESIPKLEAKIVAGGANNQLLRDEDGQALFDRGILYAPDYVINAGGIINVCGEHLSGWTEADVDQRVDNIGQTLTTVFTESDKDGLPTNVIADRMARARIGHDE; encoded by the coding sequence ATGTTTGACCACCCTGAATTCGACGAACACGAAGTCGTGCACTTTGGTACGGATGCCGCAACCGGATTGCGCTGCATTATTGCCATGCACTCCACACGTCTAGGCCCTGCCGCCGGTGGCTGCCGAATGTGGCCTTACCAAGCGGTTGGTGAAGCCATTACAGATGTATTGCGCCTGTCTCGCGGCATGAGCTACAAAAATGCCATGGCTGAACTGCCCCTAGGCGGAGGCAAAGCGGTCATCATCGGTGATCCTGCACGGCACAAATCTCCGGCTTTGTTTGCGGCTTTTGGGCGCATCATTGAAGGGCTGGCCGGACAGTACATTACCGCGGAAGACGTCGGTGTCACCGAAGCGGACATGGCCGCCATCGCCCAATCCACCAAACATGTGGCCGGACTTCCCCGTGCTGTAGGAGCCGGCGTCGAACAAGCCGCTGGCGGCAACCCCTCGCCCAAGACCGCGCGCGGCATTCTGGCCGGCATTAAAGCCGCCTTGGCGCATCGCCATGGGCACAGTGACCTTGATGGTCGACATATTAGTATTCAGGGCCTGGGCGGTGTTGGTGGCAATCTCGCCAAACTCCTGGCGGCGCAAGGCGCGCGCCTCACGATCGCTGATATTTCAGCGGAACGCAGCGCCGCCATTGCCGAACAAACTGGCGCGGAAGTCGTCGGCGTGGACGCCATCTTGGAAGTGCCCGCCGAGGTATTCGCACCTTGTGCACTGGGGGGCGTGCTCAACCCAGAGAGCATTCCAAAACTCGAGGCGAAAATTGTCGCCGGCGGCGCCAATAATCAGTTATTGCGTGACGAAGACGGCCAAGCCTTATTCGATCGCGGCATTCTCTACGCACCGGACTACGTCATCAACGCAGGCGGCATCATTAACGTATGCGGAGAACACCTATCTGGCTGGACCGAAGCCGACGTGGATCAACGCGTGGATAATATCGGGCAGACACTCACCACGGTGTTTACTGAGTCTGATAAGGACGGCTTACCGACCAACGTTATTGCCGATCGTATGGCCCGCGCCCGAATCGGCCACGACGAATAG
- a CDS encoding amidohydrolase family protein has translation MHAHSQHQVWDLLICGATVFDGSHLEPERCDVAIHGGRVAAMGKDLNRDRAQEVVDAEGLWLLPGMLDIHTHLDLEVELDPRLPEVVRHGTTTVVMSNCSLGVAFGAQRRNGEDPIVDCFARVENVPKPVLKKVVDQIDWQDTQGYLDHFERLPLGPNVVPLIPHSMLRAEVMGLAGSVSRQPTELELQRMEQLLDKAMQQGYAGFSTDALPFHYLSNDPHRKVKIPTQFGSYKELRRLTSVVRQYDRVWQATPPKDSRLQTMRNFLLSSGRLFGRPLKTTAVAAMDVVSNRSIARMALVLTRLINSALLQGRFRLQALAAPFKVYADGIHTPLAEETPVMRELIEPDLEDRAGRMALLEDPAYRARFKREWYADKRGVSLARLKRMLGIMDDTLRRDLADMILTDRPHPQWQGLSLAVIYQRYRDWKKTGLAQGEDAKLFTLLGDDIRDDADFFMDMLKAFDTDLRWYVVAANDRPAMHRKLLFHDAIFPGFNDSGAHLTNMAYYDGNLRGLQAAQPQGLRAVARYVERMCAEPADFFGLPVGRIAVGAQADLVLLDPAQLAQYDSEANTQLVHRAEFDHEQMVNRSDDVVRRVWIAGEVAWQDGSFGPALGQQSMGRCFRVGVQTPPQPSEVTSKAA, from the coding sequence ATGCATGCTCATTCGCAGCATCAGGTATGGGACCTACTCATCTGTGGGGCGACGGTTTTCGATGGTTCACATCTTGAGCCTGAGCGCTGTGATGTTGCTATTCACGGCGGCCGCGTGGCGGCGATGGGCAAGGACCTCAACCGGGACAGAGCCCAAGAAGTCGTCGACGCGGAGGGCTTATGGCTACTTCCGGGGATGCTCGATATTCACACCCATTTGGACCTCGAGGTCGAGCTGGACCCCCGCTTACCTGAAGTGGTCCGGCATGGCACTACGACTGTGGTGATGAGCAATTGCTCCTTGGGCGTGGCATTTGGTGCCCAGCGTCGTAATGGGGAAGACCCCATCGTGGACTGCTTCGCCAGAGTCGAGAACGTGCCCAAGCCGGTTCTGAAGAAAGTCGTGGACCAAATTGATTGGCAGGACACCCAGGGGTATCTGGATCATTTTGAACGCTTGCCCCTGGGGCCCAATGTGGTTCCGCTGATTCCGCATTCAATGCTGCGGGCCGAAGTGATGGGATTGGCAGGCTCAGTAAGCCGACAGCCCACCGAGCTGGAACTCCAACGCATGGAGCAGCTCTTGGACAAAGCCATGCAACAAGGCTATGCCGGCTTTTCCACAGATGCCTTGCCGTTTCACTATTTATCCAACGACCCCCATCGTAAGGTCAAAATTCCGACCCAGTTTGGTAGCTACAAAGAACTGCGTCGTCTAACCAGTGTTGTGCGTCAGTACGACCGTGTTTGGCAAGCGACTCCCCCCAAAGACAGTCGTTTGCAAACCATGCGTAATTTCTTGCTGAGTAGCGGACGACTGTTCGGGCGGCCTTTGAAGACCACGGCAGTTGCGGCTATGGACGTGGTCTCCAACCGCAGTATTGCGCGGATGGCCTTGGTGCTCACCCGCTTGATTAATTCCGCCTTGCTCCAGGGTCGGTTTCGACTTCAAGCTTTGGCGGCCCCGTTCAAGGTGTATGCCGACGGCATCCATACGCCGCTGGCGGAAGAAACACCGGTGATGCGCGAACTCATCGAGCCAGATTTAGAAGATCGAGCAGGACGCATGGCTTTGTTAGAGGACCCGGCATACCGTGCCCGCTTTAAACGCGAGTGGTATGCCGATAAGCGTGGTGTTTCCCTGGCCAGGCTTAAGCGCATGCTCGGCATTATGGATGACACCCTCAGACGGGACTTGGCCGACATGATCCTGACCGATCGGCCTCACCCCCAGTGGCAGGGGCTGAGTTTGGCGGTGATCTACCAACGCTATCGAGACTGGAAAAAAACAGGCCTAGCGCAAGGAGAAGACGCCAAATTGTTCACCCTGTTGGGGGACGATATCCGCGATGACGCCGATTTCTTCATGGATATGTTGAAGGCCTTCGATACCGACTTGCGCTGGTACGTTGTGGCCGCGAACGACCGGCCCGCCATGCATCGAAAGCTGCTTTTTCACGATGCGATTTTCCCAGGGTTTAACGACTCAGGTGCTCATCTGACCAACATGGCTTATTACGACGGAAACCTGCGCGGCTTACAAGCCGCCCAGCCTCAAGGTTTGCGTGCTGTCGCGCGCTACGTAGAACGGATGTGTGCGGAGCCTGCAGACTTTTTTGGCTTGCCCGTGGGCCGTATTGCAGTAGGGGCCCAGGCTGACCTCGTGTTGTTAGATCCTGCACAGCTGGCTCAGTATGACAGCGAAGCAAATACCCAGCTTGTGCACCGCGCCGAGTTCGACCATGAGCAAATGGTGAATCGCTCGGATGATGTGGTACGCCGTGTATGGATTGCAGGTGAGGTGGCCTGGCAGGATGGCAGCTTTGGTCCGGCTTTGGGTCAGCAGTCCATGGGGCGTTGCTTCCGCGTGGGTGTGCAGACACCCCCGCAGCCCAGCGAAGTGACATCCAAGGCTGCCTGA
- a CDS encoding polyprenyl synthetase family protein: MNLDAWLGQHAERIQHCLDTTLPGVDVQPQELHKAMRHAALNGGKRYRAALCYAAAEALSIAPALVDPLAVAIELIHAYSLVHDDLPAMDDDALRRGQPTVHVLWDDAMGVLAGDALHALAFEHLLAAPALQAIDPQQRLDLNLAVAKAIGHLGMVGGQVLDLQAEGRNLPVEALENIHRRKTGALIGVCLEGVAIIAGASQDDRANLKRYALNLGLAYQVYDDVLDETADTQTLGKNAGADLARDKSTYPACLGVDASRALAVELAESAIQSLPQLPGNDRRLRELAQWAIGRSH; the protein is encoded by the coding sequence ATGAATCTAGACGCATGGCTGGGCCAACATGCCGAGCGCATTCAGCATTGCCTCGACACCACCCTTCCGGGTGTCGACGTCCAGCCACAGGAATTGCATAAGGCGATGCGCCACGCGGCGCTGAATGGCGGCAAACGGTATAGAGCTGCGCTGTGTTACGCCGCTGCTGAAGCCTTGTCCATTGCACCCGCACTGGTCGACCCCTTGGCTGTCGCCATCGAGCTCATTCATGCCTACTCCCTAGTGCACGATGACCTCCCCGCCATGGACGACGATGCCCTACGCCGGGGTCAGCCTACCGTCCACGTGCTCTGGGACGATGCCATGGGCGTGCTAGCAGGGGACGCTCTGCATGCCCTGGCTTTTGAGCATCTACTGGCTGCACCCGCTTTGCAGGCCATCGACCCACAGCAACGTCTGGATCTCAACCTTGCAGTGGCTAAAGCAATCGGTCATCTAGGCATGGTGGGCGGCCAAGTCTTAGACCTCCAAGCTGAAGGCCGAAACCTCCCGGTCGAGGCACTGGAAAATATCCACCGGCGCAAGACCGGCGCCCTGATTGGTGTTTGCCTGGAAGGCGTTGCCATTATCGCCGGAGCGAGCCAAGATGACCGCGCCAACCTTAAACGTTACGCCCTCAATCTCGGGCTGGCCTATCAGGTCTATGACGATGTTCTGGACGAAACAGCCGATACGCAAACCCTCGGCAAGAACGCCGGTGCGGACCTGGCCAGGGATAAATCCACCTACCCGGCCTGTCTAGGCGTGGACGCCAGCCGGGCTCTGGCCGTTGAGTTGGCTGAGTCTGCCATCCAGAGCCTTCCTCAGCTGCCGGGGAACGACCGCAGGCTGAGGGAGTTGGCGCAGTGGGCTATAGGGCGTTCGCACTGA
- the der gene encoding ribosome biogenesis GTPase Der: MHAPLVALVGRPNVGKSTLFNQLTRSRDALVADEPGLTRDRRYGFARLGAGHIILVDTGGIVVEAETQSLEAAIVKQSMLAIEEADLVLLVVDARSGLTPADEFVVAALRQRGRRVLLVVNKSEGLDLATAASEFFSLGFEGPIATAAVHKQGVERLRDAIQDLLPQGWDQGLDQAPGAGDDIRLALVGRPNAGKSTLFNRLLHEERSIASDVPGTTRDTVEVPLTWEGQQYTLIDTAGLRRRGRVQERIEKFSAIKTLQAIESAHVVVMLLDARAEVSAQDARILSEIAHAGKSLVLGLNKWDGLSADERGRFESEVERKLSFCDYAAVVHLSALHGSGLGELMQAVHTSSQVAFVDLPTPALTDTLAAMVRKHAPPQLHGRRPKLRYAHQGGKNPPRIVIHGNQAEKVPASYKRYLINGFREAFELWGTPLALEFRSGSNPYEDRPNKLSDRQIKKRQRMIRHRKSRDK, encoded by the coding sequence ATGCATGCACCCTTGGTAGCCCTGGTCGGGCGCCCGAATGTTGGCAAGAGCACCCTGTTTAATCAGCTCACCCGCAGTCGGGATGCCCTGGTTGCCGATGAACCGGGATTAACGCGCGATCGGCGTTACGGTTTTGCGCGCTTGGGGGCAGGGCACATTATCCTCGTGGATACCGGCGGTATTGTCGTTGAGGCTGAGACGCAGTCTTTAGAGGCCGCTATCGTCAAGCAGAGCATGCTGGCCATTGAAGAGGCTGATCTGGTGCTGCTGGTGGTCGACGCGCGTAGCGGGCTAACCCCGGCCGATGAGTTTGTGGTGGCCGCCTTGCGCCAGCGCGGCCGGCGTGTGCTGCTTGTGGTGAACAAATCCGAGGGTTTAGACCTTGCCACTGCTGCCAGTGAGTTCTTCAGTTTGGGATTTGAAGGCCCAATCGCGACGGCGGCGGTCCATAAACAGGGTGTAGAACGCCTGCGTGATGCGATACAGGACTTGTTGCCGCAGGGCTGGGATCAAGGCTTAGACCAGGCGCCGGGTGCTGGCGATGATATCCGTCTAGCCCTGGTGGGCCGACCCAATGCGGGGAAGTCCACCCTGTTCAACCGTTTGCTACATGAAGAGCGCTCAATTGCTTCTGATGTTCCAGGGACGACCCGCGACACCGTCGAGGTGCCATTGACCTGGGAGGGGCAGCAATACACGCTCATAGATACCGCCGGGTTGCGGCGCCGTGGCCGAGTCCAGGAACGGATAGAAAAGTTTTCCGCCATCAAGACCTTGCAGGCGATTGAATCGGCGCATGTGGTGGTAATGCTGTTGGACGCGCGTGCTGAAGTGTCTGCGCAGGACGCCCGCATACTGTCTGAAATTGCGCATGCCGGAAAGAGCCTGGTGCTTGGCCTGAATAAGTGGGACGGCTTGAGCGCGGATGAGCGTGGACGGTTCGAGTCTGAGGTAGAGCGCAAGTTATCTTTTTGTGATTACGCTGCTGTGGTCCACCTCTCCGCTTTGCATGGCTCTGGGTTGGGCGAACTCATGCAGGCGGTGCATACCTCATCGCAGGTGGCCTTTGTCGATTTACCAACGCCGGCACTCACCGACACTCTTGCAGCCATGGTGCGCAAGCATGCTCCGCCCCAGCTCCATGGACGGCGGCCCAAACTTCGCTATGCCCACCAAGGTGGTAAGAATCCGCCGCGCATTGTCATTCATGGCAATCAAGCCGAGAAGGTGCCTGCGAGCTACAAGCGCTATCTGATCAATGGATTTCGTGAGGCTTTTGAGCTTTGGGGGACGCCATTGGCCCTGGAGTTTCGTTCAGGTTCCAACCCTTATGAAGATCGCCCCAATAAGCTCTCGGATCGGCAGATCAAAAAGCGCCAACGCATGATTCGGCATCGCAAGTCACGCGACAAATAA
- the parE gene encoding DNA topoisomerase IV subunit B produces MDNSYDASAIELLAGLEPVRRRPGMFTDTSRPNHLAQEVIDNSVDEALQGHASQILVEIHADGSCAVQDDGRGMPVDLHPEEGVPGVEVILTKLHAGGKFSGKNYQFSGGLHGVGVSVVNALSEKLEVTVWRGAQVHQMRFADGEKSSDLEVIDSCAKSRKGTRVHFWPDPKYFDQPAFSLARLRQALKAKAVLLPGLKVTLVDHIHDEKEEWLYQDGLEAYLQSSLEGAECVPDAPLSGSMQSEHEAADWAVQWLAEGHDVVQESYVNLVPTAQGGTHVNGLRTGLTESLREYADTRNLLPRGLKIAPEDIWSGLCFVLSVKLREPQFAGQTKERLSSRECAAFVAGVVKDSTSLWLHKHPETADSIAQRVIAKAQSRIRAAKAVTRKRIVSGPALPGKLADCVSSDPARTELFLVEGDSAGGSAKQARDREFQAILPLRGKIMNTWELDAPTALGSQEIHDISVALGMDAGSESLSGLRYGKICILADADSDGLHIATLLCALFTRHFRPLVEAGHVYVAMPPLFRIDVGKTIFYALDEAEKQGVLDRIEAEKMRGKVSVTRFKGLGEMNPLQLRETTMAPDTRRLVQLRLDTGTPVEPMLDMLLGKKRAADRRAWLENRGAEASPTA; encoded by the coding sequence CTGGATAACTCCTATGACGCGTCCGCGATTGAATTACTCGCCGGTCTCGAGCCCGTTCGCCGACGGCCTGGGATGTTCACCGACACCAGCCGCCCTAATCACCTTGCCCAAGAAGTCATCGACAATTCCGTCGACGAAGCACTGCAAGGCCATGCTAGTCAGATCTTGGTGGAAATCCACGCCGATGGTAGCTGCGCGGTGCAGGATGACGGTCGCGGCATGCCGGTGGATCTACATCCGGAAGAAGGAGTGCCCGGCGTTGAGGTGATTCTGACCAAGCTCCACGCGGGCGGAAAGTTTTCCGGGAAGAACTATCAGTTCTCAGGGGGCTTGCACGGCGTTGGGGTCAGCGTGGTGAACGCCTTGTCGGAAAAGCTTGAGGTCACAGTGTGGCGTGGCGCGCAGGTGCATCAAATGCGCTTTGCAGACGGGGAAAAGTCCAGCGATCTGGAAGTGATTGATAGCTGTGCCAAAAGCCGGAAGGGCACCCGCGTCCATTTCTGGCCAGACCCCAAATATTTCGACCAGCCAGCGTTCTCATTAGCCCGTCTGCGGCAAGCACTGAAGGCTAAAGCGGTTCTTCTTCCTGGCTTAAAAGTCACCCTGGTCGATCATATTCATGACGAGAAGGAGGAATGGCTTTATCAAGATGGGCTTGAGGCCTATTTGCAGTCCAGCCTGGAAGGTGCGGAATGCGTGCCTGATGCCCCCCTCAGTGGCAGCATGCAAAGTGAACATGAAGCGGCCGACTGGGCTGTACAGTGGTTGGCAGAAGGACACGATGTTGTTCAGGAAAGCTATGTCAACCTGGTGCCAACAGCGCAGGGTGGCACCCACGTCAACGGCTTACGCACAGGTTTGACGGAGTCCCTGCGAGAATATGCCGACACCCGCAATTTACTGCCGCGTGGCTTAAAGATCGCGCCAGAAGACATTTGGTCAGGGCTGTGTTTTGTGTTGTCGGTCAAACTGCGTGAACCGCAGTTCGCGGGGCAGACCAAAGAGCGCCTGTCCTCGCGGGAGTGCGCCGCTTTCGTCGCGGGCGTGGTCAAGGATTCAACCAGCCTGTGGCTGCACAAGCACCCGGAAACTGCGGATTCCATCGCGCAGAGAGTCATTGCCAAGGCGCAGAGCCGAATCCGCGCGGCCAAAGCGGTCACGCGAAAGAGAATCGTCAGCGGTCCAGCGCTCCCAGGGAAGCTGGCAGATTGCGTAAGCTCGGACCCCGCACGTACCGAACTGTTTTTGGTGGAGGGCGACTCCGCCGGCGGCTCTGCTAAACAAGCCCGCGACCGCGAGTTTCAGGCGATTTTGCCTTTGCGCGGAAAAATCATGAACACCTGGGAATTGGACGCACCGACGGCTTTGGGCTCTCAAGAGATCCACGATATATCCGTGGCATTGGGAATGGACGCCGGCAGCGAATCCTTATCGGGTTTGCGCTACGGCAAGATCTGCATCTTGGCGGATGCGGACTCTGATGGTCTGCACATCGCTACTTTGCTCTGTGCCTTATTTACCCGCCATTTCCGGCCATTGGTCGAGGCTGGGCATGTGTATGTCGCGATGCCACCCTTGTTTCGTATCGATGTGGGCAAAACCATCTTCTACGCCTTGGATGAGGCTGAGAAGCAGGGCGTGCTGGATCGTATTGAAGCGGAAAAGATGCGTGGCAAGGTCAGCGTCACGCGGTTTAAGGGCTTGGGTGAGATGAACCCATTGCAATTGCGCGAGACCACCATGGCCCCAGATACCCGCCGGCTGGTTCAGCTTCGGCTGGATACTGGCACCCCAGTAGAGCCCATGCTGGATATGTTGCTGGGCAAGAAGCGCGCGGCGGACCGACGAGCTTGGCTGGAAAACCGAGGTGCTGAAGCCAGCCCTACGGCTTAG